One window of Nymphaea colorata isolate Beijing-Zhang1983 chromosome 11, ASM883128v2, whole genome shotgun sequence genomic DNA carries:
- the LOC126410517 gene encoding uncharacterized protein LOC126410517, which yields MFERLNSYFPACKCEQQKAYRDMLMVGVFLSGLDSVYESAKNQMLTSPSIPPIDEAYSRLSRISISASTVPDTTSAMLATRGRGGPFFARGRGGRGRGNTPSRPVCQFCHRIGHTVDKCWQKHGRPAFANQTVSTDSPEQPKPQHTASSSELHVDDILSQLRHLIGDSAHPSPGPTTSTVPTAASASSSGYTDGQGDWQWP from the exons atgtttgagagactgaatagctactttcccgcatgcaagtgtgaacaacaaaaggcatacagagatatgcttatggtaggggtctttctttctggtttagactctgtttatgaatccgccaagaaccaaatgcttactagtccctcgattcctcctattgatgaggcttacagtaggctcagcagaatttcgatctctgcatcgactgttcctgataccacttctgctatgcttgctactcgtggcagaggaggacccttttttgccagaggaagagggggccgtggccgtggcaataccccttcgcgccctgtatgtcagttttgtcaccgcattggtcatactgtggataagtgttggcagaaacatggtcgtccagcttttgcaaatcagactgtatctactgattctcctgagcagcctaagcctcagcacactgcctcctccagtgagttgcatgtagatgacattctctctcagttgaggcacttgattggcgacagcgcccatccatcccctggtccgaccacttctactgttcctaccgctgcgagtgcttcttcatctg gatatactgacgggcagggtgattggcagtggccgtga